From the Burkholderia mayonis genome, one window contains:
- a CDS encoding transposase: MKKRFTEEQIIGILKEAEAGLKPAELCRKYGISEATYYNWKAKFGGMTVPEAQRLKELEQENNKLNRLLAESMLDNAALKDLLA, from the coding sequence ATGAAAAAGCGATTCACCGAAGAGCAAATCATCGGCATTCTGAAGGAAGCCGAGGCTGGCCTGAAACCGGCGGAGCTGTGCCGCAAGTACGGCATCTCGGAAGCGACCTATTACAACTGGAAAGCGAAGTTCGGCGGGATGACGGTCCCCGAAGCGCAGCGCCTGAAGGAACTGGAGCAGGAAAACAACAAGCTCAATCGCCTGTTGGCCGAATCAATGCTCGACAACGCCGCGCTGAAGGATCTGCTGGCTTGA
- a CDS encoding IS3 family transposase: MKVASPQAKREAIRILMTERAMGVTRACRLVGISRSLFHYESRRQVDEEALAGRMMAIAAQKRRYGYRRIHVPLQRDGCFANHKRIWRLYSKAGLSVRKRRRKRIAAVERTPLPLPTGPNQSWSMDFVSDGLAYGRRFRCLNVVDDYARSCRARSIWESKNQMNATHPN, translated from the coding sequence TTGAAAGTAGCAAGCCCGCAGGCCAAGCGCGAAGCGATCCGAATATTGATGACCGAACGCGCCATGGGTGTTACCCGGGCCTGCAGGCTGGTAGGGATTTCGCGCTCGCTGTTCCACTACGAATCACGCCGCCAAGTTGACGAGGAAGCGCTTGCCGGCCGGATGATGGCCATCGCCGCGCAGAAGCGCCGCTACGGCTATCGCCGGATTCACGTGCCGTTGCAGCGGGATGGCTGCTTCGCCAACCATAAGCGCATCTGGCGCCTGTACAGTAAGGCGGGACTGAGCGTGCGCAAGCGGCGACGCAAACGTATTGCGGCTGTCGAACGCACGCCGCTGCCGTTACCAACAGGCCCGAATCAGAGTTGGTCGATGGACTTCGTTTCTGACGGGCTGGCCTACGGTCGGCGGTTTCGATGCCTGAACGTGGTCGACGACTATGCGCGTTCATGCCGGGCCCGCTCCATTTGGGAAAGCAAAAATCAAATGAACGCCACTCATCCGAATTGA
- a CDS encoding D-alanyl-D-alanine carboxypeptidase family protein: protein MTSEQQSITITHPPKQRLSALPRRILGAMLVVATSVAASGAHANPAPQIQAASWLVVDADSGKTLAEHNVNARREPASLTKLMTAYLALDALKQGTLHWDEKVEIAAADIASVGNDEARMYLAPGQLVQVRDLVRGLIVASANDAALVLAKRIGGSPAGFAKRMNDAAQQLGMRDSHFVSPSGITTPDHYSTAHDLSILARHLDQDFPAFYAFSSQPHFEYGKFAKTNKNRLLGTDPTVDGMKTGHTNAAGWCMVVTAKRRVAGASAKHRVIAVLLGEPTEKQRLADARRLLDWGFASLGGEHPAANGARRAGPQAGERRSAESARML from the coding sequence ATGACGAGCGAGCAACAATCGATAACCATCACGCATCCGCCCAAACAGCGCCTGTCGGCCTTGCCTCGTCGCATCCTGGGCGCAATGCTGGTCGTCGCGACATCCGTCGCGGCGAGCGGCGCGCACGCAAACCCGGCGCCGCAGATTCAAGCGGCTTCGTGGCTCGTCGTCGATGCCGACTCCGGCAAGACGCTCGCCGAGCACAACGTGAATGCGCGCCGCGAGCCGGCGTCGCTGACCAAGCTGATGACCGCGTACCTCGCGCTCGATGCGCTGAAGCAAGGAACGCTGCACTGGGACGAGAAGGTCGAAATCGCCGCCGCCGATATCGCGTCCGTCGGCAACGACGAAGCGCGGATGTATCTCGCGCCGGGCCAGCTCGTCCAGGTGCGCGACCTCGTGCGCGGCCTGATCGTCGCGTCCGCCAACGATGCGGCGCTCGTGCTCGCGAAGCGGATAGGCGGCAGCCCCGCCGGCTTCGCGAAACGGATGAACGACGCGGCGCAGCAGCTCGGCATGCGCGATTCGCACTTCGTGTCGCCGTCCGGGATCACCACGCCCGATCACTATTCGACCGCGCACGACCTGTCGATTCTCGCCCGGCATCTGGACCAGGATTTTCCGGCGTTCTACGCGTTCTCGTCGCAGCCGCATTTCGAATACGGAAAATTCGCGAAGACGAACAAGAATCGCCTGCTCGGCACCGATCCGACCGTCGACGGCATGAAGACGGGCCATACGAATGCAGCCGGCTGGTGCATGGTCGTCACCGCGAAACGCCGCGTCGCCGGCGCGTCCGCGAAGCATCGCGTGATTGCCGTGCTGCTCGGCGAGCCGACGGAAAAGCAGCGGCTCGCCGATGCGAGAAGACTCCTCGACTGGGGCTTCGCGTCGCTCGGCGGCGAGCATCCGGCCGCGAACGGCGCGCGCCGGGCCGGCCCGCAGGCTGGCGAGCGCCGCTCGGCGGAATCGGCGCGCATGCTCTGA
- a CDS encoding peptidoglycan D,D-transpeptidase FtsI family protein, with protein sequence MLRSTASLHRGPRGLPRWRSRCVLGLLCAGFAALAVRALWVQVVHSDFYIRQGVKRYEHTFEASPARGRILDRNGGVLAIDKPVADVWIEPEAFRRATRAQMHALASLLRLPGDALAAKAISSRQFLYVKRWVEADLAARIGQLAAPGVHLGRATRRYYPGGSDFAQLVGFVGADGHGLEGVELADDAALSGIGAKRDMIVDRMGRPVDVGDVESAGRPGADIRLSIDRRLQHLARLAVEETIARTAAAAGCAIVVDAKTGEILALVNLPSFDPNGQPAAYDDRFRDRALTDVFEPASTLKPLTVALALSEGVVTPDTRFDTSPGVLQIDGATIHDTGDFGELTVTQIIAKSSNVGMAKIAERLRAQDMWQTFARAGIGERPLAGMPAIARGTLRPARGWKPIERLTMSYGYGLSMSLAQLADVYTAFAGDGRRIPLSLTHASAPPERVPVVPAAVARQIRAMLETDGAEGTARVARLPDYRIGAKTGTARKLSGKRYARGKYRALFVGMAPMSDPRLIVAVMIDEPSRGSYYGGPAAGPAWAGIMENALHLLGVPPDRSPTRHA encoded by the coding sequence ATGCTGAGATCCACTGCATCGCTTCACCGCGGCCCGCGCGGCCTGCCCCGATGGCGCTCGCGCTGTGTCCTCGGACTCCTCTGCGCCGGCTTCGCCGCACTCGCCGTGCGCGCACTCTGGGTCCAAGTCGTGCATAGCGATTTCTACATCCGGCAAGGCGTCAAACGCTACGAGCACACGTTCGAAGCCTCGCCGGCGCGCGGGCGCATCCTCGATCGCAACGGCGGCGTGCTCGCGATCGACAAGCCCGTTGCCGACGTGTGGATCGAGCCCGAAGCGTTCCGCCGCGCGACGCGCGCGCAAATGCATGCGCTCGCGTCGCTGCTTCGGCTGCCGGGCGACGCGCTTGCCGCCAAGGCGATCAGCAGCCGCCAATTCCTGTACGTGAAACGATGGGTCGAAGCGGACCTGGCCGCGCGCATCGGGCAGCTCGCCGCGCCCGGCGTGCATCTCGGCCGCGCGACGCGGCGCTATTACCCAGGCGGCAGCGATTTCGCGCAACTCGTCGGCTTCGTCGGCGCGGACGGACACGGGCTCGAAGGCGTCGAACTCGCCGACGACGCCGCGCTGTCGGGCATCGGCGCGAAGCGCGACATGATCGTCGACCGGATGGGCCGTCCCGTCGACGTCGGCGATGTCGAGTCGGCGGGCCGGCCCGGCGCGGACATCCGGCTGTCGATCGACCGCCGGCTCCAGCATCTCGCGCGGCTCGCCGTCGAAGAGACCATCGCGCGCACCGCCGCGGCCGCCGGCTGCGCGATCGTCGTCGATGCGAAAACGGGTGAGATCCTCGCACTCGTCAATCTACCGTCCTTCGATCCGAACGGGCAGCCCGCCGCGTATGACGACCGCTTTCGCGATCGCGCGCTGACCGACGTCTTCGAGCCGGCGTCGACGCTCAAGCCGTTGACCGTCGCGCTCGCGCTGAGCGAAGGCGTCGTCACGCCGGACACGCGCTTCGACACGTCGCCCGGCGTGTTGCAAATCGACGGCGCGACGATTCACGATACCGGCGATTTCGGCGAACTCACTGTCACGCAGATCATCGCGAAATCGAGCAATGTCGGCATGGCGAAGATCGCCGAGCGGCTGCGCGCGCAGGACATGTGGCAGACGTTCGCGCGCGCGGGCATCGGCGAGCGCCCGCTCGCCGGGATGCCGGCGATCGCGCGCGGCACGCTGAGGCCGGCGCGCGGCTGGAAGCCGATCGAACGATTGACGATGTCGTACGGCTACGGGCTGTCGATGTCGCTCGCGCAGCTCGCCGACGTCTACACCGCGTTTGCCGGCGACGGCCGCCGGATACCGCTGTCGCTGACGCACGCGAGCGCGCCGCCGGAACGCGTGCCCGTCGTGCCGGCGGCGGTCGCGCGGCAGATCCGCGCGATGCTCGAGACGGACGGCGCCGAAGGCACCGCGCGCGTCGCCCGCCTGCCCGACTACCGGATCGGCGCGAAGACGGGCACCGCCCGCAAGCTGTCGGGCAAGCGCTATGCGCGCGGCAAGTATCGCGCGCTGTTCGTCGGCATGGCGCCGATGAGCGATCCCCGCCTGATCGTCGCCGTGATGATCGACGAGCCGTCGCGCGGCTCGTACTACGGCGGCCCCGCGGCCGGCCCCGCGTGGGCCGGGATCATGGAGAACGCGCTGCATCTGCTCGGCGTGCCGCCCGATCGATCGCCGACGCGGCATGCGTGA